A stretch of the Aphis gossypii isolate Hap1 chromosome 2, ASM2018417v2, whole genome shotgun sequence genome encodes the following:
- the LOC114121241 gene encoding tubulin polyglutamylase TTLL6 isoform X2, translated as MGMHIVKPEESWDLWWCNIPMDIKKAKHLKKYQKTNHFLGMSEICRKDSLARNLNTMATSFRDDYNFYPMTWYLPSDYTKFQTYINQHKNSTYIVKPTTGSRGTGIYITKSPKKINQYEHMICQLYISKPLLLDGYKFDMRVYTLIASCDPLKIYVYNDGLVRLATEPYETPTQNNVNDRYMHLTNYSVNKCNKMYIDNELFGSKRRITTLSNWLHTEGYDDKKIWNEIDDVIIKTIILAYPFVNRTYQTCFSGHKYTPACFEILGFDILLDENCKPYLLEVNHAPDFHTDTSIDKIVKRELLIDTFNLLQLNKTLKKFVSGEEKWKTQQQTINADKNVYKQRTLRCKENFERQNNLWESKNMGNYRLVFSEKNAHLYKHYFYCNESAIYRHTRRTSLHQESEK; from the exons ATGGGTATGCATATCGTAAAACCTGAAGAATCGTGGGATTTGTGGTGGTGTAACATACCTATGGATATTAAAAAAgccaaacatttaaaaaaatatcaa AAGACGAATCATTTTCTAGGTATGTCAGAAATTTGTCGCAAGGATTCATTAGCTCGCAACCTCAACACGATGGCCACTAGTTTTCGAGACGATTATAACTTTTATCCTATGACGTGGTATTTACCATCAGA ttacacGAAATTTCAAACTTACATAAATCAACACAAAAATTCAAcatatattgtaaaaccaaCAACAGGAAGTCGAGGAACCGGaatatacataacaaaatctccgaaaaaaattaatcaatatgaGCATATGATTTGTCAGCTTTATATTTCCAAa ccATTGTTATTAGATGGCTATAAATTTGATATGCGTGTGTATACTTTAATAGCATCATGTGATCCACTTAAGATATACGTTTACAATGATGGTCTTGtcag ATTAGCAACGGAACCCTATGAAACGCCTACACAGAATAATGTAAACGATCGGTATATGCACCTAACCAATTACTCAGTGaacaaatgcaataaaatgtacatcgATAACGAACTTTTTGGAAGTAAACG CCGAATTACAACGCTCAGTAATTGGCTACATACAGAAGGCtacgatgataaaaaaatatggaacGAAATTGATGATGTCATCATTAAAACCATAATTCTGGCCTATCCGTTTGTCAACCGCACCTATCAGACGTGTTTCTCCGGTCATAAATATACGCCGGCATGTTTCGAAATTTTGGGATTCGATATACTTTTAGATGAAAACTGCAAACCATATCTCTTGGAA GTTAATCATGCTCCAGATTTTCACACGGACACTTCTATTGACAAAATAGTGAAACGAGAACTATTGATTGATACTTTTAATCTATTGCAATTGAAtaagactttaaaaaaatttgtttctgGAGAGGAGAAATGGAAAACTCAACAACAAACCATTAATGCTGATAAAAACGTGTA caaACAAAGAACATTAAGGTGCAAAGAAAATTTTGaacgacaaaataatttatgggaAAGCAAAAATATGGGTAACTATAGATTAGTATTCTCAGAGAAAAATGCACatttgtataaacattatttttactgcaATGAAAGTGCAATTTATCGACACACGCGTCGTACATCATTACATCAAGAATCTGAAAAATAA
- the LOC114121241 gene encoding tubulin polyglutamylase TTLL6 isoform X1 — MEKTISVQQITEEKNIIQKKAAICLQNCNYSIVHDVAVSMGMHIVKPEESWDLWWCNIPMDIKKAKHLKKYQKTNHFLGMSEICRKDSLARNLNTMATSFRDDYNFYPMTWYLPSDYTKFQTYINQHKNSTYIVKPTTGSRGTGIYITKSPKKINQYEHMICQLYISKPLLLDGYKFDMRVYTLIASCDPLKIYVYNDGLVRLATEPYETPTQNNVNDRYMHLTNYSVNKCNKMYIDNELFGSKRRITTLSNWLHTEGYDDKKIWNEIDDVIIKTIILAYPFVNRTYQTCFSGHKYTPACFEILGFDILLDENCKPYLLEVNHAPDFHTDTSIDKIVKRELLIDTFNLLQLNKTLKKFVSGEEKWKTQQQTINADKNVYKQRTLRCKENFERQNNLWESKNMGNYRLVFSEKNAHLYKHYFYCNESAIYRHTRRTSLHQESEK; from the exons ATGGAGAAAACAATTTCTGTCCAACAGATTACTGaggaaaagaatattatacaaaaaaa gGCTGCAATATGCTTGCAAAATTGTAACTATTCTATTGTTCATGATGTAGCAGTATCAATGGGTATGCATATCGTAAAACCTGAAGAATCGTGGGATTTGTGGTGGTGTAACATACCTATGGATATTAAAAAAgccaaacatttaaaaaaatatcaa AAGACGAATCATTTTCTAGGTATGTCAGAAATTTGTCGCAAGGATTCATTAGCTCGCAACCTCAACACGATGGCCACTAGTTTTCGAGACGATTATAACTTTTATCCTATGACGTGGTATTTACCATCAGA ttacacGAAATTTCAAACTTACATAAATCAACACAAAAATTCAAcatatattgtaaaaccaaCAACAGGAAGTCGAGGAACCGGaatatacataacaaaatctccgaaaaaaattaatcaatatgaGCATATGATTTGTCAGCTTTATATTTCCAAa ccATTGTTATTAGATGGCTATAAATTTGATATGCGTGTGTATACTTTAATAGCATCATGTGATCCACTTAAGATATACGTTTACAATGATGGTCTTGtcag ATTAGCAACGGAACCCTATGAAACGCCTACACAGAATAATGTAAACGATCGGTATATGCACCTAACCAATTACTCAGTGaacaaatgcaataaaatgtacatcgATAACGAACTTTTTGGAAGTAAACG CCGAATTACAACGCTCAGTAATTGGCTACATACAGAAGGCtacgatgataaaaaaatatggaacGAAATTGATGATGTCATCATTAAAACCATAATTCTGGCCTATCCGTTTGTCAACCGCACCTATCAGACGTGTTTCTCCGGTCATAAATATACGCCGGCATGTTTCGAAATTTTGGGATTCGATATACTTTTAGATGAAAACTGCAAACCATATCTCTTGGAA GTTAATCATGCTCCAGATTTTCACACGGACACTTCTATTGACAAAATAGTGAAACGAGAACTATTGATTGATACTTTTAATCTATTGCAATTGAAtaagactttaaaaaaatttgtttctgGAGAGGAGAAATGGAAAACTCAACAACAAACCATTAATGCTGATAAAAACGTGTA caaACAAAGAACATTAAGGTGCAAAGAAAATTTTGaacgacaaaataatttatgggaAAGCAAAAATATGGGTAACTATAGATTAGTATTCTCAGAGAAAAATGCACatttgtataaacattatttttactgcaATGAAAGTGCAATTTATCGACACACGCGTCGTACATCATTACATCAAGAATCTGAAAAATAA
- the LOC114121241 gene encoding tubulin polyglutamylase TTLL6 isoform X3, with translation MSEICRKDSLARNLNTMATSFRDDYNFYPMTWYLPSDYTKFQTYINQHKNSTYIVKPTTGSRGTGIYITKSPKKINQYEHMICQLYISKPLLLDGYKFDMRVYTLIASCDPLKIYVYNDGLVRLATEPYETPTQNNVNDRYMHLTNYSVNKCNKMYIDNELFGSKRRITTLSNWLHTEGYDDKKIWNEIDDVIIKTIILAYPFVNRTYQTCFSGHKYTPACFEILGFDILLDENCKPYLLEVNHAPDFHTDTSIDKIVKRELLIDTFNLLQLNKTLKKFVSGEEKWKTQQQTINADKNVYKQRTLRCKENFERQNNLWESKNMGNYRLVFSEKNAHLYKHYFYCNESAIYRHTRRTSLHQESEK, from the exons ATGTCAGAAATTTGTCGCAAGGATTCATTAGCTCGCAACCTCAACACGATGGCCACTAGTTTTCGAGACGATTATAACTTTTATCCTATGACGTGGTATTTACCATCAGA ttacacGAAATTTCAAACTTACATAAATCAACACAAAAATTCAAcatatattgtaaaaccaaCAACAGGAAGTCGAGGAACCGGaatatacataacaaaatctccgaaaaaaattaatcaatatgaGCATATGATTTGTCAGCTTTATATTTCCAAa ccATTGTTATTAGATGGCTATAAATTTGATATGCGTGTGTATACTTTAATAGCATCATGTGATCCACTTAAGATATACGTTTACAATGATGGTCTTGtcag ATTAGCAACGGAACCCTATGAAACGCCTACACAGAATAATGTAAACGATCGGTATATGCACCTAACCAATTACTCAGTGaacaaatgcaataaaatgtacatcgATAACGAACTTTTTGGAAGTAAACG CCGAATTACAACGCTCAGTAATTGGCTACATACAGAAGGCtacgatgataaaaaaatatggaacGAAATTGATGATGTCATCATTAAAACCATAATTCTGGCCTATCCGTTTGTCAACCGCACCTATCAGACGTGTTTCTCCGGTCATAAATATACGCCGGCATGTTTCGAAATTTTGGGATTCGATATACTTTTAGATGAAAACTGCAAACCATATCTCTTGGAA GTTAATCATGCTCCAGATTTTCACACGGACACTTCTATTGACAAAATAGTGAAACGAGAACTATTGATTGATACTTTTAATCTATTGCAATTGAAtaagactttaaaaaaatttgtttctgGAGAGGAGAAATGGAAAACTCAACAACAAACCATTAATGCTGATAAAAACGTGTA caaACAAAGAACATTAAGGTGCAAAGAAAATTTTGaacgacaaaataatttatgggaAAGCAAAAATATGGGTAACTATAGATTAGTATTCTCAGAGAAAAATGCACatttgtataaacattatttttactgcaATGAAAGTGCAATTTATCGACACACGCGTCGTACATCATTACATCAAGAATCTGAAAAATAA